In the genome of Budorcas taxicolor isolate Tak-1 chromosome 23, Takin1.1, whole genome shotgun sequence, one region contains:
- the CALHM2 gene encoding calcium homeostasis modulator protein 2, with protein MAALIAENFRFLSLFFKSKDVMIFNGLVALGTVGSQELFTVVAFHCPCSPARNYLYGLAAIGVPALALFLIGVILNNHTWNLVAECQYRRTKNCSAAPNFLLLSSIVGRAAVAPVTWSVISLLRGEAYVCALSEFVNPYSLMVGERSFPLAHATEILARFPCGEGPANLSVFREEVSRRLKYESQLFGWLLIGVVAILVFLTKCLKHYCSPLSYRQEAYWAQYRANEDQLFQRTAEVHSRVLAANNVRRFFGFVALNKDDEELVAKFPVEGTQPRPQWNAITGVYLYRENQGLPLYSRLHKWAQGVVGNGMAPDHVEMSLLPS; from the exons ATGGCAGCCTTGATTGCAGAGAACTTTCGCTTCCTGTCACTCTTCTTCAAGAGCAAGGATGTGATGATTTTCAACGGGCTGGTGGCACTAGGCACAGTGGGCAGCCAGGAGCTGTTCACCGTGGTGGCTTTCCACTGCCCTTGCTCACCAGCCCGGAACTACCTGTATGGGCTGGCAGCCATTGGGGTGCCGGCCCTGGCACTCTTCCTCATTGGCGTCATCCTCAACAACCACACCTGGAACCTGGTTGCTGAGTGCCAGTACCGGAGGACCAAGAACTGCTCGGCTGCCCCCAACTTCCTCCTCCTAAGCTCCATCGTGGGCCGCGCAGCCGTGGCCCCCGTCACGTGGTCTGTCATCTCCCTGCTGCGTGGTGAGGCCTATGTCTGTGCTCTCAGTGAGTTCGTGAACCCCTATTCACTCATGGTTGGAGAAAGGAGCTTCCCACTAGCCCATGCCACAGAAATCCTGGCCAGGTTCCCATGCGGGGAGGGCCCTGCCAACCTGTCAGTCTTCCGGGAGGAGGTCAGCCGCAGACTGAAGTATGAGTCCCAG CTCTTTGGGTGGCTGCTTATCGGCGTGGTGGCCATCCTGGTGTTCCTGACCAAATGCCTCAAGCACTACTGCTCACCACTCAGCTACCGCCAGGAGGCCTACTGGGCGCAGTACCGCGCCAATGAGGACCAGCTGTTCCAGCGCACGGCTGAGGTGCACTCGCGGGTGCTGGCTGCCAACAACGTGCGCCGCTTCTTCGGCTTTGTGGCGCTCAACAAGGACGACGAGGAGCTGGTCGCCAAGTTCCCAGTGGAAGGCACACAGCCGCGGCCACAATGGAACGCCATCACCGGCGTCTACCTGTACCGTGAGAACCAAGGCCTCCCACTCTACAGCCGCCTGCACAAGTGGGCCCAGGGTGTGGTGGGCAACGGCATGGCCCCAGACCATGTAGAGATGTCTCTGCTTCCCTCCTGA
- the LOC128067717 gene encoding uncharacterized protein LOC128067717 → MAGYGISQQVAAALGIDWHLHIPYRPQSSGKVERVNGIIKTHLTKLASELRLCWVDLLPLALTCIRTTPHSKTGLTPFELLYGRPYLLTHLPAGEAPPLAGYLPLFSLLRSLLRGHADRVLPQPTDDERPTQPLAPGDQVLLKTLSPRPLQPRWTGPHTVILTTPTAAKLLGHEPWYHLTRLKRAPPGLPETGAAPAPALSPDHFYRSTLTGPTKLTITRTPLPSIPE, encoded by the coding sequence ATCTCTCAGCAGGTGGCTGCGGCCCTGGGTATCGACTGGCATCTCCACATCCCCTATCGGCCCCAATCATCAGGCAAGGTAGAGCGGGTGAACGGCATCATCAAGACGCATCTGACCAAGCTTGCCTCAGAACTACGGCTGTGTTGGGTCGACCTCCTTCCTCTGGCGCTCACTTGCATTCGCACCACACCCCACTCCAAAACAGGTTTGACCCCTTTTGAACTGCTCTACGGCAGGCCCTATCTCCTGACTCACCTCCCCGCAGGAGAGGCTCCCCCACTCGCGGGGtacctccccctcttctccctcctacgATCCTTGCTGAGGGGACACGCAGACCGGGTCCTGCCACAACCAACAGACGACGAGAGGCCCACCCAGCCTCTGGCCCCAGGAGATCAGGTACTGCTCAAAACCCTGAGTCCCCGCCCACTACAGCCTCGCTGGACGGGACCCCATACTGTAATCCTCACCACCCCTACAGCAGCCAAACTCCTGGGACACGAGCCCTGGTACCACCTGACCCGACTCAAACGAGCTCCCCCGGGTCTCCCAGAAACAGgggcggccccggccccggcccttTCTCCCGACCACTTCTACCGCTCCACTCTCACGGGGCCGACCAAACTGACCATCACCCGAACCCCTCTGCCGTCGATTCCTGAATAG